GAAGAATGTGTAAAATACCTCGCAGGCGGCTCGGATTTCAGTGAAGCACTGCGTAGTGACGTTGCAGCGGCGCTCCAGCATATCGAAACTGCGGTCGGTAAGTCCTTGGGCGATAATGATGATCCGCTGTTGGTCTCGGTGCGTTCTGGCGCCAGAGTGTCGATGCCCGGAATGATGGATACCGTCCTCAATCTGGGACTCAATGACGCCACGGTGCAGGGCCTCGCCAAAGTGTCCGGCGACGAGCGTTTCGCATGGGACAGCTACCGGCGGTTCATCCAGATGTATTCCGACGTCGTCCTCGAAGTCGATCACGGTCTGTTCGAGGAGGCGCTCGAAATCGCCAAGGAAGACAAGGGCTTCTACAACGATACAGAGATGGAAGCTGAAGACTGGCAGGCGCTGGTTTCGGAATATAAAGCCATCGTCGAGCAGGAATTGGGCAAGCCGTTTCCGCAGGACGTATCTCATCAACTTTGGGGTGCGATCGCAGCCGTGTTCGACAGCTGGGACAGCGACCGCGCGAAAGTATATCGCCGCCTGAATGACATTCCGGCGGGTTGGGGCACTGCCGTCAACGTACAGGCGATGGTGTTCGGCAATATGGGCGACACCAGCGCGACCGGCGTGGCTTTCACTCGTGACCCTGCGACGGGCGAGAAAGCCTATTATGGCGAGTGGCTGGTCAATGCGCAGGGCGAGGATGTCGTCGCCGGCATCCGCACCCCGCAATATCTGACCAAAGCTGCGCGCGAGAAAGCGGGCGCGAAGCCGCTCAGCATGGAAGAGGCGATGCCTGCAGCTTACGCCGAGCTGGCCGAAGTCTTCGAGCTTCTCGAGAAACATTACCGCGACATGCAGGATATCGAATTTACCGTGCAGGACGGCAAATTGTGGATGCTGCAAACCCGCTCGGGCAAGCGCACGGCCAAGGCTGCGCTCAAGATGGCCGTCGACATGGCGGGTGAGGGTTTGATCGACGAGAAAGAAGCAATTCTGCGCGTCGATCCGATGGCGTTAGATCAGCTGCTGCATCCCACGCTCGATCCCAAGGCACATCGCGATATTTTGACGACGGGCCTCCCTGCATCGCCTGGTGCAGCTTCGGGTACGATAGTGCTTGATGCCGACAAGGCAGAGCAGATGTCCAACGCAGGCGAGAAGGTCATTCTGTGCCGCGTTGAAACCAGCCCCGAAGACATTCACGGAATGCATGCCGCGCAGGGCATTCTGACGGCGCGCGGCGGCATGACGTCACACGCGGCCGTGGTCGCGCGGGGGATGGGGCGGCCCTGTGTTTCGGGTGCCTCGGCGGTCTCTATCGATATGACGTCAAGACGTCTCCGTATCGGAAATCGTGAATTAAAAGAAGGGGATACGCTCACGCTTGATGGTGCAACCGGTCAGGTCATGGCCGGTACAGTCGCCACAATCGAGCCCGAGATGGCGGGTGATTTTGGTACTTTGATGGAGTGGGCCGACAAATATCGCCGGATGCGGGTCCGCACCAATGCCGAAACACCCAACGATTGCCGGATGGCGCGCCAGTTTGGTGCGGAGGGTATCGGTCTCTGCCGTACGGAGCATATGTTCTTCGATGCTGGCCGGATTAGCGCAGTGCGCGAGATGATCCTTGCCGAAAGCGAGCAAGGACGCCGCGATGCGCTGGCCAAGCTGCTGCCCGAGCAACGCAGCGATTTTCGCGAGATTTTCGAAGTTATGGTCGGGCTGCCTTGTACTATTCGCCTGCTCGATCCCCCTCTCCATGAATTCCTGCCGCATGGCGACGCCGAGTTTGCCGAATTGGCCAAGGTAACCGGACATGATGTTGACCATCTGAAACGCCGTGCGGGCGAGCTACACGAATTTAACCCGATGCTGGGTCACCGCGGGTGCCGTCTTGGCATTACCTACCCCGAAATCTATGAAATGCAGGCGCGGGCGATCTTCGAAGCGGCGTGTGACGTCGCGAAGGCATCGGGTGAGGCTCCGGTGCCGGAAGTGATGGTTCCATTGGTCGCGACCAAGCGGGAACTCGAGATTTTACGGGCACTTATCGACCGCACCGCAAAAGAAGTCTTTGCCGAACAAGGCACCGAGATCGATTATCTTGTGGGCACCATGATTGAATTGCCGCGCGCCGCATTGATGGCAGACAAGATTGCAGAAGAAGCGCGCTTCTTCTCGTTCGGCACCAACGATCTGACGCAGACGACGCTGGGTGTTTCGCGCGATGATTCCGCCCGCTTCCTCGCGCCTTATACCGACCAGGGAATTTTCGAGCGGGATCCGTTCGTGAGCCTTGATATTGAAGGTGTCGGACAATTGGTTGAACTGGCGGCGGAACGCGGCCGGGCAACGCGCCCCGATATCAAGCTGGGCATTTGCGGCGAACATGGCGGAGATCCGGCAAGTATCGAGTTCTGCGACAAGGTCGGCTTGGACTATGTCAGCGCGTCACCATACCGCGTGCCGATTGCGAGACTGGCGGCGGCGCAGTCTTCGCTGAAGTAACCTATTTCCAGGCGGTTAGGGTCAGCATCTCGAAAGTTTCGGTGACTTTGCCATCATCATCGCGGAGTGTGTCGAAGGCCCCTTGGGCGCGCTTGAGGCCAGCCTTTGTGAAAGGTGGTGAACCGCGTTCCAGCGACGCAGTCAGACCGTGGTCACGCAAATCGCTGACCAGCTGCTCCAGCGAGCGATAGCGGACCGATAGTGAATGACTGTCCACGACCTGCCGCCCAAACCCCGCGCGTTGGAGCAATGCGGATGCCGCCGGACTATCAATCATCGGATGAATACGCGGGGAAGGGCGGTCTCCATCAGCCGTTAAGGCAATATTGCGAAGCGCTGACAGGCTGCCTGCTCCCGGAAATGCCGCAATGAATACGCCGTTCTTTGCCAAAGCATTGCGGGCGTGGATCAAGGCCCCAGGCAGATCATTGACCATGCCGAGGCCCATAAGATGCACGATCACATCATAGTCGGATGAGGGAGCAGG
This genomic window from Pontixanthobacter aestiaquae contains:
- the ppdK gene encoding pyruvate, phosphate dikinase, whose protein sequence is MNTTVYNFGGGAVNDDPRAKDKTITGGKGSNLTEMAEIGLPVPPGFTITTEECVKYLAGGSDFSEALRSDVAAALQHIETAVGKSLGDNDDPLLVSVRSGARVSMPGMMDTVLNLGLNDATVQGLAKVSGDERFAWDSYRRFIQMYSDVVLEVDHGLFEEALEIAKEDKGFYNDTEMEAEDWQALVSEYKAIVEQELGKPFPQDVSHQLWGAIAAVFDSWDSDRAKVYRRLNDIPAGWGTAVNVQAMVFGNMGDTSATGVAFTRDPATGEKAYYGEWLVNAQGEDVVAGIRTPQYLTKAAREKAGAKPLSMEEAMPAAYAELAEVFELLEKHYRDMQDIEFTVQDGKLWMLQTRSGKRTAKAALKMAVDMAGEGLIDEKEAILRVDPMALDQLLHPTLDPKAHRDILTTGLPASPGAASGTIVLDADKAEQMSNAGEKVILCRVETSPEDIHGMHAAQGILTARGGMTSHAAVVARGMGRPCVSGASAVSIDMTSRRLRIGNRELKEGDTLTLDGATGQVMAGTVATIEPEMAGDFGTLMEWADKYRRMRVRTNAETPNDCRMARQFGAEGIGLCRTEHMFFDAGRISAVREMILAESEQGRRDALAKLLPEQRSDFREIFEVMVGLPCTIRLLDPPLHEFLPHGDAEFAELAKVTGHDVDHLKRRAGELHEFNPMLGHRGCRLGITYPEIYEMQARAIFEAACDVAKASGEAPVPEVMVPLVATKRELEILRALIDRTAKEVFAEQGTEIDYLVGTMIELPRAALMADKIAEEARFFSFGTNDLTQTTLGVSRDDSARFLAPYTDQGIFERDPFVSLDIEGVGQLVELAAERGRATRPDIKLGICGEHGGDPASIEFCDKVGLDYVSASPYRVPIARLAAAQSSLK
- a CDS encoding class I SAM-dependent methyltransferase, with the protein product MDKTPPIIFSRRHCAAKWRRAYGRSKSSDAASFLIDELADDVIERIGFMQLQPKTALVVGDWSDAVTNFLNGLGAQIAVGQLGDFNEELPAPSSDYDVIVHLMGLGMVNDLPGALIHARNALAKNGVFIAAFPGAGSLSALRNIALTADGDRPSPRIHPMIDSPAASALLQRAGFGRQVVDSHSLSVRYRSLEQLVSDLRDHGLTASLERGSPPFTKAGLKRAQGAFDTLRDDDGKVTETFEMLTLTAWK